A window of Gavia stellata isolate bGavSte3 chromosome 29, bGavSte3.hap2, whole genome shotgun sequence contains these coding sequences:
- the SYTL1 gene encoding LOW QUALITY PROTEIN: synaptotagmin-like protein 1 (The sequence of the model RefSeq protein was modified relative to this genomic sequence to represent the inferred CDS: deleted 3 bases in 2 codons; substituted 1 base at 1 genomic stop codon), with product MEDGSRLPKETRLTGEQGPKLSSRFFRYICYPEAKAALGGGKXISLKIRLCTRLGDLMVQPSSKTPPGSSPSTHSRDFIHLGPLPIGTEQRAPCEGRKGRVAQTDRQTEPLLKSHFLRNGAKNNPLFLRSCARRGAGSVPGWGGHPRAAPVNRIRAAAAGRQRQHRPNPGDSRPAVPLQMLASLVHARHAEPPPSQPPASWHPPKPAPRGAPAVSPRPTMALELGAEALLDLSFLTEEERRAITEVLRRDWQLRRCEEGRISKLRKSVSDPVRLRILTGDWFSDARAQRHRHHLGSDLVRASIRRRRRPWGGGDPECGPSLGELEAISEPLAEEKEDEDGVVESEESPATEEAQAAAEPQRSPMAPALEGTPVSQPPRQGDSPPREQDVLPQPGNTGGGNPFGTSSAEEDEEEPDSAHSGPKAGQGPGTLQTDRESPSRVSPQNGHAPLGSLLTASSSVSSLSSSTLSGSLMSLYSEGELGSVAVRGCVQFSLRYDPAKKELQVHVLRCRELAEAKKQRSDPYIKTYLLPDKSNRSKRKTTVRKKSLDPIFNETLKYKLEKRDLQGRTLNLSVWHHDSLGRNLFLGEVEIALGAWDWANTRPEWFSLQPRMPISSDGLASRGNLNLALKFIPAGSEGGGLPPTGELHIWVKDAQSLIPLQSGTVDAFVQCYVLPDDSKASRQKTRVVKRSLNPLFNHTMVYDGFQAKDLAEACAEFTLWHHEAFSKRQLGGIRLSLGTGSSYGLPVGWMDSTAEERGVWGRLLQQPGQWVEALLPLRTNLVPRA from the exons ATGGAGGATGGCTCCAGGCTTCCGAAGGAAACACGGCTAACGGGAGAACAAGGCCCAAAGCTGAG CAGCCGATTTTTCCGTTACATCTGCTATCCAGAGGCCAAAGCtgcgctggggggggggaagtagaTCAGCCTTAAAATTAGGTTGTGTACAAGGCTCGGGGATTTAATGGTGCAGCCATCTTCCAAAACACCACCTGGATCCTCTCCC AGCACCCATAGCAGGGACTTCATCCACCTGGGGCCTCTCCCCATCGGAACTGAGCAGCGAGCACCCTgcgaggggaggaaggggagggtggcc cagacagacagacagacagagccGTTGCTCAAGTCTCATTTCCTTAGAAACGGCGCTAAAAATAATCCCCTTTTCTTGCGGTCCTGTGCTCGGCGt GGTGCCGGGTCTGttccggggtgggggggacacccccgTGCGGCACCAGTAAACAGGATACGAGCG GCTGCGgcggggaggcagcggcagCATCGTCCCAACCCTGGTGACAGCCG CCCTGCAGTCCCTCTCCAGATGCTGGCATCGCTGGTGCATGCCCGGCACGCTGAGCCGCCGCCGTCACAGCCCCCCGCTTCTTGGCACCCGCCTAAgccagcaccccggggtgcccccgccgtgtccccccgccccaccATGGCGCTGGAGCTGGGGGCCGAGGCGCTGCTGGACCTGAGCTTCCTGACTGAGGAGGAGCGGCGTGCCATCACCGAGGTGCTGCGCCGCGACTGGCAGCTCCGCCGGTGCGAGGAGGGGCGCATCAG CAAGCTCCGCAAGTCGGTGTCGGACCCGGTGCGGCTGAGGATCCTCACCGGAGACTGGTTCAGTGACGCCCGTGCCCAGCGCCACCGGCACCACCTGGGCTCCGACCTCGTCCGTGCCTCCATCCGCCGCAGGAGGCGGCCCTGGG GAGGAGGGGACCCGGAGTGTGGTCCCAGCCTGGGTGAGCTGGAGGCCATCAGCGAGCCactggcagaggagaaggaggatgaggatggtgTGGTGGAGTCAGAGGAGAG CCCCGCTACGGAGGAGGCGCAGGCGGCCGCAGAGCCCCAG CGCAGCCCCATGGCCCCTGCTCTGGAGGGGACCCCGGTGTCACAGCCTCCGCGGCAGGGTGACAGCCCACCGAGGGAGCAGGAcgtcctgccccagccag GTAACACGGGAGGTGGGAACCCCTTCGGCACATCCAGCGCGGAGGAAGACGAGGAGGAGCCCGACTCTGCACACAGCGGCCCCAAGGCTGGGCAG GGGCCGGGGACCCTCCAGACGGATCGGGAGTCCCCCAGCCGGGTGTCCCCACAGAACGGCCACGcgcccctgggcagcctgctgaCAGCCAGCTCCTCCGTGTCCAGCCTCAGCTCCTCCACG CTGAGCGGCAGCCTGATGAGCCTGTACAGCGAGGGCGAGCTGGGCAGCGTGGCCGTGCGGGGCTGCGTCCAGTTCTCCCTCCGCTACGACCCGGCCAAGAAGGAGCTGCAGGTCCACGTGCTGCGGTGCCGCGAGCTGGCCGAGGCCAAGAAGCAGCGGTCGGACCC GTACATCAAGACATACCTGCTGCCGGATAAGTCCAACCGCAGCAAGCGCAAGACCACGGTGCGGAAGAAGAGCTTGGATCCCATCTTCAATGAGACCCTCAAG TACAAGCTGGAGAAGAGGGACCTGCAGGGCCGGACCCTGAACCTCTCGGTGTGGCACCACGACAGCCTGGGCAGGAACCTCTTCCTGGGGGAGGTGGAAATCGCACTGGGCGCCTGGGACTGGGCCAACACGCGCCCCGAGTGGTTCAGCCTCCAGCCCCGG ATGCCCATCTCCTCGGACGGCCTCGCCAGTCGAGGCAACCTCAACTTGGCATTGAAGTTCATCCCCGCTGGCTCGGAAG GCGGGGGGCTGCCACCCACGGGCGAGCTGCATATCTGGGTGAAGGATGCTCAGAGCCTCATCCCCCTGCAGAGCGGCACCGTGGACGCCTTCGTGCAGTG CTACGTGCTGCCGGATGACAGCAAAGCGAGCCGGCAGAAGACGCGGGTGGTGAAGCGGAGCCTCAACCCCCTCTTCAACCACACCATGGTGTACGACGGCTTCCAGGCCAAGGACCTGGCCGAGGCGTGCGCCGAGTTCACCCTCTGGCACCACGAAGCCTTTTCCAAGCGCCAGCTGGGTGGGATCCGGCTCAGCCTGGGCACAG GGAGCAGCTACGGGCTGCCGGTGGGCTGGATGGACTCGACGGCGGAGGAGCGGGGGGTGTGGGGACGCCTGCTCCAGCAGCCCGGGCAGTGGGTGGAAGCGCTGCTGCCCCTGCGGACCAACCTCGTCCCCCGGGCATAG